Proteins from one uncultured Cohaesibacter sp. genomic window:
- a CDS encoding Imm53 family immunity protein: protein MNISKIEAWFKDRCDGDWEHQGGITIETTDNPGWYILIEFDDLKHGVDSTIKERNILRSNSDFVMFNYQEEAQSLGISCGVNNLSEALEIFLGLED from the coding sequence ATGAATATTTCAAAAATCGAAGCCTGGTTTAAAGATAGATGCGATGGGGATTGGGAACACCAAGGTGGTATTACAATAGAAACTACCGATAATCCAGGGTGGTATATTCTAATCGAGTTTGACGATCTTAAACATGGTGTAGATAGTACAATCAAAGAAAGAAACATTTTGCGATCAAATTCTGATTTTGTAATGTTCAATTACCAGGAAGAAGCCCAATCATTAGGAATTTCATGTGGCGTAAACAACCTGTCAGAAGCATTGGAAATTTTCTTAGGTTTAGAGGATTAA
- a CDS encoding aminopeptidase P family protein gives MSPDKTVCLPADRLAALRLWMVDQKVDAYLVTSADAHQSEDCPEHDRCLFWLSGFSGSLGRALVLQQEAVLFVDGRYQVQASRQIDAAFWQIAHLHQTPPGKWIATQGEHSALRIGYDPMLWSVDQVDALRDALGTCGAELIPLDDPFGAIWAERPASPVGKVRAMPESLSGLSFTEKLAQIREELRADQIELWVESRPDEIAWLLNRRGSDIPMHPVPLSFAIIPSKGAVSWFIEPQKIAGDGMEGLDVQSFSPADFLSRLGLEAQGKRVGFDPMFAPDAVKVSAESAGATLVPRSNPIMIRKARKTKAELKGYRDAHHADGIAWVEYCHWLSVEVPRRAAAGNPVTECEAGDKINEFRQAVSGYREPSFKPISAVGPNAAMCHYNPTPARDAPLLPGSLYLLDCGGQYESGTTDATRTFSFGDCPEVLKPATTAVLRGFLSLSMAKFPGGTFPHQLDALARMHLWQLGLDYDHGTGHGVGHNLLVHEYPHRLGKLPNCFGLEAGNIMTIEPGYYLEDGFGLRVENQVEVIAEDSGFCSFLPLTLVPIDLGLFSLDRLTQEEVIWLDAYHARVRETLMDGLSPQCRLWLDHATKPIASGSVAKN, from the coding sequence ATGAGCCCTGATAAAACCGTTTGTCTGCCTGCCGATCGTCTTGCCGCGTTGCGCCTATGGATGGTTGACCAGAAGGTGGATGCCTATCTCGTAACCAGCGCCGATGCGCACCAGAGTGAGGATTGCCCGGAGCATGATCGTTGCCTTTTTTGGCTCAGTGGCTTTTCCGGGTCGCTCGGGCGGGCTTTGGTGTTGCAGCAAGAGGCCGTTCTGTTTGTTGACGGGCGCTATCAGGTGCAGGCGAGCAGACAGATTGATGCGGCCTTTTGGCAGATTGCCCATCTACATCAGACCCCGCCGGGGAAATGGATTGCGACACAGGGTGAGCATTCCGCCTTGCGGATCGGATATGATCCGATGCTCTGGTCTGTTGATCAGGTCGATGCATTGCGAGACGCCTTGGGAACTTGTGGCGCGGAGCTAATACCGCTCGATGATCCCTTCGGTGCCATATGGGCTGAACGACCTGCCTCTCCCGTGGGGAAGGTGCGGGCAATGCCGGAGAGTCTGAGCGGGCTTTCATTTACTGAGAAGCTTGCCCAGATTCGCGAAGAGCTTCGTGCAGATCAGATCGAGCTTTGGGTCGAAAGTCGCCCTGATGAAATCGCCTGGCTGCTCAACCGTCGCGGCAGCGATATTCCCATGCATCCGGTTCCCTTGTCTTTTGCCATCATTCCGTCAAAAGGTGCGGTGAGCTGGTTCATTGAGCCGCAAAAAATAGCCGGTGATGGCATGGAGGGTCTCGACGTCCAATCGTTTTCTCCGGCGGACTTTCTTTCCCGCCTTGGACTGGAGGCACAAGGCAAGCGTGTCGGCTTTGACCCCATGTTTGCGCCCGATGCCGTGAAGGTCTCTGCCGAAAGTGCTGGCGCAACGCTTGTTCCGCGTAGCAATCCAATCATGATCCGCAAGGCCCGCAAAACAAAAGCCGAACTGAAAGGGTATCGCGATGCACATCATGCCGATGGCATCGCGTGGGTGGAATATTGCCATTGGCTCAGTGTTGAAGTGCCAAGGCGTGCCGCCGCAGGAAATCCTGTGACCGAGTGTGAGGCAGGCGATAAAATCAACGAGTTCCGACAGGCTGTTTCAGGCTACCGAGAACCCAGCTTCAAGCCGATTTCTGCAGTCGGCCCGAATGCCGCCATGTGCCATTACAATCCTACGCCGGCACGCGATGCGCCGCTTCTGCCGGGTTCTCTCTATTTGCTTGATTGTGGCGGACAATATGAAAGCGGCACAACGGATGCGACCCGCACCTTTTCATTCGGTGACTGTCCTGAGGTATTGAAACCGGCCACAACGGCGGTGTTGCGTGGCTTCCTCTCCCTGTCCATGGCGAAGTTTCCCGGGGGCACCTTTCCGCACCAGCTTGATGCGCTGGCCCGTATGCATCTCTGGCAGCTCGGGCTTGATTATGATCACGGCACGGGACATGGGGTCGGCCATAATTTGCTGGTGCATGAATATCCTCATCGTCTTGGTAAATTGCCGAACTGTTTCGGGCTTGAGGCAGGCAACATCATGACGATTGAGCCGGGTTATTATCTTGAGGATGGTTTTGGCTTGAGGGTCGAAAATCAGGTCGAAGTCATCGCCGAAGATAGTGGCTTTTGCTCGTTCCTTCCTCTGACGCTTGTGCCAATCGATCTTGGGCTTTTCTCCCTGGATAGACTGACACAAGAAGAAGTGATCTGGCTGGATGCCTATCATGCTCGCGTGAGGGAGACACTGATGGATGGTCTTAGCCCTCAATGCCGCCTCTGGCTTGACCATGCGACGAAGCCAATTGCATCGGGCTCTGTTGCAAAAAATTAG
- a CDS encoding PepSY domain-containing protein gives MQQLIHKITGLFLMPLVLVIAISGAALSIYPVLEQTSQSTGSATNLSVAELASAVKQSHPGTSQIVRHASGQIVAYYFENGNSGSDLIDPTTGESLGAYQPSQTRIWLTDLHRSLFMGDGGRMTAGLGAAVMLLICVSGLIMLKRRMGGWRQLFSPIRGTLSQRLHLEVARMAIVGLSLSAITGLYMTAATFGLAPDGSGSNIAFPDVKGGTPAPIVSLEGLQNVSVTQLRDLTFPYNGDASDTFTLTTANGSGYVDQATGALLAYTPNSSAKQIYEFIYMLHTGDGLAPLALLLGFASLGVPAMGATGALIWWKKRQSKPRIANNTKPRDADAVILVGSEGNSTWGFARSLHDGLSRAGLRVHTAKMNDMAKTYPNANQIYVLAATYGDGEAPASANQFMTRLDAYEGDKSVPVAILGFGDKQFSQFCQFAFTVGARFSRNGWHQFMPLATINRQSVQEFARWSNALSQNLGISLELDPVQIDVKRHRLKLVSRADYGHEVQAPTSVFRFEVANDTKSWMSRLVGGRLPAFEPGDLLAITPEGDNVPRYYSLASGRKNGFVEICVRNVPGGLCSGQLHGLKPGDHIEAAFQANPGFRLKDSRAPVILIGAGAGIAPLVGFIRNNHRKRPMRLYFGARHPQSDFLYRHELGEWHTSGFLHSLKAAFSRTQRRLYVQDRLRQDAAELAALVRDGAQIMVCGGRGMAKGIEETLTDILQSTGVDLKELRKEGRYVEDVF, from the coding sequence ATGCAGCAGCTTATTCATAAAATAACCGGCCTTTTTCTCATGCCTCTAGTTCTGGTTATCGCCATCAGCGGGGCAGCCCTTTCCATTTATCCTGTACTGGAACAAACCAGCCAATCAACAGGTTCCGCTACCAACCTGTCAGTTGCGGAGCTGGCTAGCGCAGTTAAACAGAGCCATCCAGGTACATCCCAAATCGTTCGCCACGCCTCCGGGCAGATCGTTGCCTACTATTTTGAGAATGGCAATTCCGGTTCAGATCTTATCGATCCGACCACGGGCGAAAGCCTTGGGGCCTACCAGCCATCGCAGACCCGGATTTGGCTCACCGATTTGCATCGGTCCCTGTTTATGGGCGATGGCGGGCGCATGACCGCCGGTTTGGGGGCGGCGGTCATGCTGCTCATCTGTGTGTCTGGCCTGATTATGCTCAAACGCCGAATGGGGGGCTGGCGTCAGCTTTTCAGTCCGATCCGGGGAACGCTGTCCCAACGTCTGCACCTTGAAGTGGCTCGGATGGCCATTGTTGGCTTGAGCCTGAGTGCCATTACGGGCCTTTATATGACCGCCGCTACATTCGGGCTTGCGCCGGACGGCTCCGGTTCGAACATCGCTTTCCCTGATGTCAAGGGAGGAACACCAGCCCCCATCGTCTCCCTCGAAGGGCTGCAGAATGTGTCGGTGACACAATTGCGCGACCTGACCTTCCCCTACAACGGGGATGCAAGTGACACTTTTACGCTGACGACCGCCAACGGTTCTGGATATGTGGATCAGGCAACCGGTGCGCTATTGGCTTATACGCCCAATAGCAGTGCAAAACAGATTTATGAATTCATCTATATGCTGCATACCGGTGACGGACTTGCGCCGCTCGCTCTGCTGCTCGGTTTTGCGTCGCTAGGTGTGCCTGCCATGGGAGCAACCGGAGCGCTTATCTGGTGGAAGAAAAGACAAAGCAAACCAAGGATTGCCAACAACACAAAACCACGGGATGCCGATGCGGTCATTCTCGTCGGAAGCGAAGGCAATAGCACCTGGGGTTTTGCGCGCAGCCTTCACGACGGGTTGTCCAGAGCCGGATTGCGAGTTCATACCGCCAAAATGAATGATATGGCCAAAACTTACCCTAATGCGAACCAGATCTACGTCCTCGCAGCCACGTATGGAGATGGCGAGGCGCCCGCATCTGCCAACCAGTTTATGACGAGACTGGATGCCTATGAGGGCGACAAAAGTGTTCCCGTAGCCATACTTGGATTTGGTGACAAACAGTTCTCGCAATTCTGTCAATTTGCCTTCACGGTTGGCGCACGCTTTAGCCGGAATGGTTGGCATCAATTTATGCCACTAGCCACGATCAACCGGCAGTCCGTGCAGGAGTTCGCTCGTTGGAGTAACGCCTTGTCTCAAAATCTTGGCATCTCTCTGGAACTGGATCCCGTTCAGATTGATGTGAAACGCCACAGATTGAAGCTCGTTTCAAGGGCAGATTATGGGCATGAAGTGCAGGCGCCAACCTCAGTATTCCGGTTTGAGGTGGCCAATGATACAAAATCATGGATGTCGCGCCTGGTGGGCGGAAGGCTGCCTGCTTTCGAGCCCGGAGATCTGCTCGCCATCACGCCAGAAGGAGATAACGTTCCACGCTATTATTCACTTGCTTCCGGCCGCAAGAACGGCTTTGTCGAAATTTGCGTACGCAATGTTCCCGGCGGTCTTTGCTCTGGGCAGTTGCATGGCCTTAAGCCAGGCGATCACATCGAGGCAGCCTTTCAGGCCAATCCCGGCTTTCGTCTGAAAGATTCCAGAGCTCCGGTTATTCTGATTGGTGCAGGGGCCGGTATTGCGCCTCTTGTTGGCTTCATCCGAAATAATCACCGCAAGAGACCAATGCGCCTTTATTTCGGCGCTCGTCACCCGCAGTCGGATTTCCTTTACCGTCACGAATTGGGCGAATGGCACACGAGCGGATTCCTGCACTCCTTGAAGGCAGCTTTCTCGCGCACGCAGCGGCGGCTCTATGTGCAGGATCGGTTGCGTCAGGATGCGGCAGAACTTGCGGCGCTCGTGCGAGATGGTGCCCAGATCATGGTCTGCGGTGGACGCGGCATGGCCAAAGGCATTGAAGAAACGCTGACAGATATACTGCAATCCACCGGGGTTGATCTGAAAGAGCTGAGAAAGGAAGGACGGTATGTTGAAGATGTCTTTTGA
- a CDS encoding FAD:protein FMN transferase, with translation MSFDIERAGRQQTGLHKHVFNGKTMGTRYSAIIISEEVQPAEGLEEALYAAVDRVDRQMSTWNPDSDLMQLNRAKVDVWTKVPADLFKVLEGAIAINRASSGLFDPAVGSIVDAWGFGATSREPDVKSIGEQLRQTRMPTHALLELDPEQQAVLKKAQVKLDLCGIAKGYGVDVMAEVLKAFDIKSGLVGIDGEMRAIGPKVKNVPWSIALEKPDYSMREAFGKVHLQDAAIATSGDYRHWVKVGNRTFSHTMDPRRNGPLQNNVASVSVIAEHCMTADGWATALMVMGAEAGLHVARAKGINALFLIRDGETLKQIAVGPAFESTSSDYRSTCWI, from the coding sequence ATGTCTTTTGATATAGAACGAGCAGGTCGCCAGCAAACCGGGTTGCACAAGCATGTCTTCAACGGAAAAACTATGGGCACCCGCTATAGCGCCATTATCATAAGCGAGGAGGTACAGCCGGCTGAAGGGCTCGAAGAAGCGTTGTACGCCGCAGTGGATCGGGTGGACAGGCAAATGTCTACCTGGAACCCGGACTCGGATCTTATGCAGTTGAACAGAGCCAAAGTCGACGTCTGGACGAAAGTGCCAGCAGACCTTTTCAAGGTGCTGGAAGGAGCCATTGCGATCAATCGGGCTTCAAGTGGCCTGTTCGATCCGGCTGTTGGTTCCATCGTAGACGCATGGGGGTTTGGAGCCACGTCGCGGGAACCCGATGTAAAGAGCATAGGTGAGCAACTGCGCCAAACAAGAATGCCGACACACGCGCTTTTGGAGCTGGATCCTGAACAGCAGGCGGTACTGAAAAAGGCACAAGTGAAACTCGACCTATGCGGCATAGCCAAGGGCTATGGTGTGGATGTTATGGCCGAGGTGTTGAAGGCTTTCGACATCAAGAGCGGCCTTGTTGGCATTGATGGTGAAATGCGCGCTATCGGGCCTAAGGTAAAGAACGTGCCATGGTCTATTGCTTTGGAGAAACCGGACTATAGCATGCGAGAAGCATTTGGTAAGGTGCATTTGCAGGACGCAGCCATCGCGACCAGCGGCGATTATCGGCACTGGGTAAAGGTTGGCAACCGCACTTTTAGCCATACGATGGACCCGCGCCGCAATGGTCCACTTCAGAATAATGTGGCATCGGTCAGCGTGATAGCCGAGCACTGCATGACGGCGGATGGATGGGCAACCGCACTCATGGTGATGGGCGCGGAGGCCGGGTTGCATGTAGCCCGTGCGAAGGGGATCAATGCCCTTTTCCTTATCAGAGATGGAGAAACGCTCAAGCAGATCGCTGTGGGGCCTGCGTTTGAATCTACATCGTCAGATTATCGAAGCACTTGCTGGATTTAA
- a CDS encoding DUF2384 domain-containing protein, whose amino-acid sequence MVTPFDPNSHIISARAFATNLGITQAELAKLTGIDRHALYSRTDLLKLEEAVRPLMSILNLASEMTGPDQCAALWFKHQPFPSWAGKAAFDLVSERKAERVLAYLRSVQSGLYS is encoded by the coding sequence ATGGTCACGCCATTCGATCCCAACAGCCACATTATATCTGCACGAGCATTCGCAACGAACCTTGGTATCACGCAAGCAGAATTGGCTAAGCTGACAGGCATCGATCGACATGCATTGTACTCGCGAACGGATTTGCTCAAACTCGAAGAAGCAGTTCGCCCATTAATGAGCATCCTCAACTTAGCAAGCGAGATGACTGGGCCTGATCAGTGTGCGGCTCTTTGGTTTAAACATCAACCGTTTCCTAGTTGGGCCGGAAAAGCTGCGTTTGATTTGGTGTCGGAGCGCAAAGCTGAAAGAGTTCTTGCCTATTTGCGGTCGGTTCAATCAGGTCTCTATTCATAG